Below is a genomic region from Salvelinus fontinalis isolate EN_2023a chromosome 38, ASM2944872v1, whole genome shotgun sequence.
actggtttccaacgtaattagagaagtaaaaataaatgttttgtcatacccatggtatacggtctcatataccacggctgtcaaacaatcagcattcagagctcgaaccacccagtttataaagccTGTCTTACCCCAGCTCCTACTCTCCCAAGAGGTCCCCTCACACCACGATCCCCTCTCGCACCCTAAGAGGGAAGACCGGACATTATTCACAAAGTATTCATATTAAAAGTATTAAAAGCACATGTCCacttttagtttatttagtaaatatttactTAACTCTTATTTTCTTACAACTGCATTGttcgttaagggcttgtaagtaagcctttcacggtaaggtctacctgttgtattcggcgcatgtgccaaataacatttgatttgaataaatGTACTGTACAATATAACAAATTACATCCATGTCATAACAGCAGAACAGGTCAACTAGACATGTTTGGATTATATATCTCAGCCATTGTGATGATGTCATCCTGATACCCAGCATGCAATTCTCCTTCACTTTACCTTTTGTCCAAACTCTCCAGGAAAGCCGATCACCCCAGGAACTCCAAGAGGACCCTGGAAAATAAACAGTAAATGTAGTTTGTTAGGAGAAATCCCATCGACAGATTCCTTACCTATTGATTACTAATTTAGTGGTTATCATACTGATACTCACATCCTCTCCAGGCTCCCCATCACTGCCTGGCATGCCCCCTGGGCCTTGGTCACCctgagagagaggaatgaaagaGATACAAAGAAAACAGAAATTGGAAGAGAAAAGAGCAAGGGAGACATTGCTACTACAGTATCAATCTAATCTCCCACGCAGAGGACGTGCTATAGTTATGGCCAAAAGTGTTTAACAGCCACATGACTCACGAAATCAACAATAGCAAAACCTTCAGTGAAAATATAACAGTATGCAGTTTAGGGAAAACACCCATAAACACACATACATCTTGGGGGAACCAGAGTAGTTTCTGTGAAGAGTAAGGGCCAATTACTTTTGAAAGCAACCACAGTACTTTCTGTGAAAACAACACTACTCCTCTCCCCCTAAACATACCTTGTGACCggtctctcctctgcctcctggCTCTCCAGGATACCCCTATAAAACACAGAAAGAAAAAGCATGTTAGTAGGATTATTGGTCTCCCTCCATGTAGGGAATAGCATAGTCTTTGTAGAGAAGGACAAACAAGAGGTCCAAATggtattttttgtatttggtatttttattaggatccacattagctgttgcaaagcagcagctactcttcctggggtccacacaaaacatgaaacataatacagaatgacataatacagaacatcattagacaagaacagctcaaggacagaactacataatacatttaaaaaaggcacacgtaacctacatatcaatgcatacacacaaactatctaggtcaaataggggagagttgttgtgccgcgaggtgttgcttcatctgtttttttaaaccaggtttgctgcttatagagcaatatgagatggaaggaagttccatgcaataagggctctatataatactgtacgttttcttgaatttgttctggatttggggattatGAAAagacctggtggcatgtctggtgggataagtgtgtgtgtgtgtgtgtgagaactgtgtgtaagttgactgagcaaacaatttggaattttcaacacattaatatttcttataaaaagaagaagtaatgcagtcagtctctcctcaactcttagccaagagagactggcatgcatagtatttatatcatccctctgattacaattaagagcaagacgtgccgctctgttctgggccagctgcagcttaactaggtatttccttgcagcactggactacactactggacaataatcaagattagacaaaactagagcctgcagaacttgctttcttgagtgtggtgtcaaaaaagcagagcatctctttattccGGCTAGACCTCTACCCATCTttgcaaccattgaatctatatgttttgaccatgacagtttacaatctaaggtaacgccaagtcatttagtctcctcaacttgttcaacagccacaccattcattaccagattcagctaaggtctagcacttaaggaatgatttgtatcaaatacaatgctcttagttttagagatgttcaggaccagtttattactggccacccaatTCCAGAGAGATGAATGGTGTGACGGATAGACAGACATCCATCTTACATTATAGCCCATCTCCCCATGGTCTCCTGAGAATCCAGGTGCTCCAATCTGACCCTGTGGAAGAGAAAGGATGAGATGGAAGACATTTTAGACAGGGGAAATGGAAGTTGAAGTCAtaagataaaaataaataaaaataaaataaaattgttatTCAACCACGGTTTAATTAACCATGGTCACAAAGTGAGGTTGAAAGGCGCTACCTTTTCCCCTTCTGTTCCCTCAGGACCCTGTTTCCCTTCTGCTCCAGTTGATCCCTGAGAAGAAAGGTTGGGGAAAAAATGTCTCAACATGGCCAGAACAAATAACAATAATTTGTATGTTGTTTATATGTTAAATGGAAATGATCACATCACATAGCCTGTTTGAGGCTTTCACATCATACGGTCTTGTATTGCTTCTAATGAGAGCTGTGTAAGGAGCTGAGTGCAGAATTGATTTGAGCATGTTGAGAAGACAGTGTGTGCTGAGTTGTGGTAGCAACTCTGAGTGGTGGCAACAATTGTGATTGGATAGTGTTGAGTTGTGGTGGCCACAATGTTTACCTTGATACCTCCAGTTCCATCAGGCCCACCAGGCCCTGCCTCACCAACTGGACCCTAGAAAAAGACAAAGAACTAAACACATGAGTAGGGCCAGACAGAAACATGCTGGGGATTTTGTACCAAATTTCCTTACACTCATTTGAGGAAGCACTTTATTTTACACTACAGAAATGACCAGGTAGTGGATTTCCTTAGAAAACCCATGGTACAATGGTAATTACACAATAATAACCTATggattgtttatttgtttatttgagaTGAATTGAAAAAAATCTCTGATATCAAACCAAATATGGTTACCTACAAAACATAACAGCTGCATTGTGTCAATACTCACAGTCTCACCCGTTACCCCGACTCCGCCGCGTGGCCCCTCCATACCGATGTCACCCTGTTGAGGATAAGGAACACACTCAGGCATAGAGACAGTTTCAAATTGTCATTGAAGATTTATTTTGGTGTAATTAGCTGATATTTGTGATGGAATAGTGGTATTCTATGATGTCATGCTGGTACTCTGTGATATCTCTGTGGTACAGTGGTGGTCTATAATGTCATACCTTTTTGCAGGTTTTACCTGATGGATGCGGTAAAGAAGTCAATGAAATGCAAACCATTCCAAATGACCATATTGGCACACATTCATCAACTCTGATCCAACAAAGTGGATATTCGTAACAGGGTCAATGTGGTTACTTAGATGTGATTTCGATATATTTGTCTGTTTTCTCTGTATAACATttacaagttgtcctttttcaggtttagaagtgactgctaaatgctaacttcCGTTCGTATAAGCTggctagcatagctagcatactgAAATCGGTGGTGGTAGTCAAAGTCATTTTTAACTGTAATACAGTTGATTGGTGATGATGACATGAACATGTGTTGGGGTTGACAACCATAAAACCATTATACGCCAATTTTTACCTCaccatagtgtgaaatacacatataaacaataggttaaaTTTAGGATATTTTTGCTACGGGCAATGAGAAGTTTCAGGATCTTTCCCCCGCGGCCCTTTCTCCCACTCGTTTCCATGGCAAATCCATTGTTTTGGTCAGGTTCGATTGACCTCAATACTGCATCTATGAGGATTCAAACTGAATTGTGTGGTGTCAGAGTGGTTCTCTGTTATGTCATACTAGTGATCTGTGGTGTCTTAtgatgctttcaagacaactcagAATCTCAGAAACTCTAAGTTAAAATGTACCTATGTTTTTTGCGTAGCGCTTCCTGTTGGTCAATTCTGATATTTTCCAAGTGGAAAACTCAGACCTCATCTTTCTACAACAAGTTTTTAAGAGTTTCTGAGTTCCAAGTTGTCTTGACCGTGGCAATACTGGTTCTCTGTAATGTCAcactggtactcagtgatgtcaTTTTGGAATTCCTTGATGTCATATTGGTTCTCGGGGGTATAACAGGGGTTTTATGTGATGTCATGCTGTTTCTTGTAGGTTTAAACTTTAGTCAAACATTATGGTGGCTTGGGCTGTTATTAGTGAACATTCAAATAAGATTTTGTGAAGGGCCACATTGTTTTTGATATGGGGTTATAATGGCTTTTTAGGTAGAGGGTGATTTTGTTTGATGTGATACATATTTTGTAGGATGCCCGTCTGGTTTTGAGGAAGGGTCTTTACCTTCAGTCCTAGCACCCCATTCTCACCTGGATCGCCAGGAAGACCAGGCAAGCCctgtaggagagagaaagaatgagagacaaGGTGCAAAAGAATGGAATAAAGTATAGAccaagagagagaatgagaaagggtGATCATAGTTGTTGAAGCTCAGCCAGTCACCTCAACTACACAACAGTGCCACTCTCCAGTTCTGAATAATAAAAGAGATCACCATCTACTGGCCATAATCAATATAGAAAAAGTTACATTGCTTGTGCCATGTTGCAGAATTTAGACCAGAGCATAGAAACAGATCAGAGCAAAACAATGAAAGAGAGATACATTACATCTGTGATATCCTCTAGAGGCCTCTTACTTACCTGGGCTCCAGAGAAACCAGAGGCACCGTCCTCCCCATCAGGCCCGGATTCACCCTGTAGAGATGGCAAAAGTCAATATAGCTGTTGAGTCAAGTTCAAGTGTAATGTTGATGCCAGACTTTGTAGTTACAAACATACCTCCCAGGGAGATACTGTTTCTCTTTTGAGGTTGTGGCAAGCATGTTTGCCGTGGGGTTGGGAAACCTGGGTTCAAGCCTCGCTTAGGGAGATGGATAGTGTCTAAGGCTGCTTTGGGTATTTGTGTGAGGTCTTTTATTTCACTTTTTTGACTTCCTCACCTCAGGCcctgtgtctcctcctcttcctagtACTCCTTTGAATCCTTTGTACccctgaacacaacacacaggaacAATATCAACAGCATTCCTCCAATAGGGATATGAGCAGTGATTCATTGATTAAGCACAATGGATGGTGTAATTTGGCATGCACTATGAATTTGATATAGTAATTATACAGCAATTAACACTCACCTCCCGTCCTTGAGCCCCAGGGAAGCCATCTTTACCTTGCAGTCCTCTGGCTCCCTAGttggacagacagatagacagacagacagagacacacagacagactgatattttGTTTAGTCCAGAAAACAGAAGGATACCACAGGATGGTGGTGGATGGGGTGAGCTACCCCCATACAATGCAAATCACTTATGGACCCAGTGAATGCTATTTAAATGCCATTTAATCAGTATTAATCAGCAAAGTACATGCATGTTTGCTGTTTATAAGGTTCTAAATTCCATTTGCATGGCGTTGAGCGTTAGGTTAGAGCCTTCGTCCTACCTTGGGCCCTGCAAACCCAGCGAACCCTGGCTCTCCTGGCTCACAGTTACAGTCTGTTGGCCCCTCCTCCCCCAGAGAAGCCTCCCCACCATCAGGGGCCTGGAGCGACTCTTCGTAGGGCTCCTGCTCGTATGGCACCTGCAGTTATAACATGATATCAACTTACATGACAGAACACAATGTTACATGACATGCCATTACTAAACATTACACATAACATACTTTCCCCCTTGACTTCCCCTcacctgtgtggtggtggtgtaggggtagGAGTCCTCTGTGATCATGCTCACACTGGTGGGGGCTGGTGCATAGGGGTCATATCCAGATGAAGGTTGCTGCTCCTCATAGCTGTGAGTGTGCTCCGGTGGGTATTCCTCTGCCAGCGAGGAATGTCGGGCGGTGGAGGTGTTTAAGTGAGGCAAGTGAGAGGGAAATGTTTGCATTCTACAGGTTAGTTCATGTCAAAGGAAGCATCATACCCTAGAGtttgtactgtagtagtagttagtGTCTGACTGTACACCTAGTGTACTtacacggagtgtacaaaacattaagaacacctgctctttccatgacagactgaccaggtgaaagctatgatcccttattgatgtcacttgttaaatccacttcaatcagtgtggacaaaggggaggagaaaggttaaagacggatttttaagccttgagacaattgagacatggattgtgtatgtgtgccattcagagggtgaatgagcaagacaaaagatttttGTGTCTTTGAacggtgtatggtagtaggtcccaggcgcactggtttgtgccaagaactacaacgctgctgggtttttcatgctccacagtttcccgtgtgtattaagaatggtccaccatccaaaggacatccagccaacttgacataactgtgggaagcattagagtcaacatgggccagcatccctctggaatgctttcgaccacttgtagagtccatgacctgaagaattgaggctgttctgagggcactcaatattaggaaggtgttcctaatgttttgtacacccagtgtaTATTTTGGATCCAGGAGGGTATTAAAATACTTTATAATCTGACCACACCTCTGTCGATTTCCATCCAATGATGTATacaaaccctggattgctgatgctatgtattggccattgagaggctttgaagccacaggtcagccatattggcactgcccagtaggagcagtcctccataggaattaatggaattctacagtatttcaattaaatgtttcaagggcAAAATTACATGAATTTAAGTATTTTTGTGTTGCAGTGGGGACAGACATTGTTCCCACCAGCAATTCACATTATTCATGAAAAATGATTTGGTTTGTTGATGCATAAAAGCCATTTGGAGGAGGCATAAAGGGGTTCTGAAGGCTTGGACCAAACTCTGGCTTTTGACTAAGGGAAGGGACTTTGCTATGTTGTAGTTATTACCTGGTTGTGGGTATCCTGAATGCTCATAGTTGTCGACCAAGGAGCCCTCATAGGTGTGTTCATCACCTAATATGAAACAAAACAATAATTGAACAATCTTGAAACAATAATTGAAAAAGCCTGAAACCTCCCCAGTAAAATGATAGTCTGTTTACAAAACAAATTAGACTGTTATTAGATAGATAAACCAATGTAATGTTTGTACTCAATTATCAAAAATGTTTCATTGTGGTGACATGAGAATATACGTCTATACATTTTAACCACAATCTAGGTCAACTGAAACAAAATCAAGATATAACCTACTGTTTTTGCTTACCTCTAGAAATGTGGATAATTTGCAGTAGCTATTGTCGCGAAGGCTAATGGTGCTAACAGTGCACGTCAGGCAGCTCACCTGAGTGGTAACCAGAGTACTCGTCCTGCGCGTGGGAGGGGGGGGTGCACAATAGGAGCATGAGCAGCGGCGAGATAACGGACACCTGTAGAAAAGGCGGGGGAAACAAAGCAAGGTTAAAACTACCATGTAGGCAGTAGCCTATTTCGTCGCCGCTATAAAGATAAACAAAAGCTAATGGTTGGAAGACCTACCTTTGTCGGAAAATGGAAGACCTCT
It encodes:
- the LOC129837356 gene encoding collagen alpha-2(IX) chain-like is translated as MGAPRVKVSVISPLLMLLLCTPPSHAQDEYSGYHSGDEHTYEGSLVDNYEHSGYPQPEEYPPEHTHSYEEQQPSSGYDPYAPAPTSVSMITEDSYPYTTTTQVPYEQEPYEESLQAPDGGEASLGEEGPTDCNCEPGEPGFAGFAGPKGARGLQGKDGFPGAQGREGYKGFKGVLGRGGDTGPEGESGPDGEDGASGFSGAQGLPGLPGDPGENGVLGLKGDIGMEGPRGGVGVTGETGPVGEAGPGGPDGTGGIKGSTGAEGKQGPEGTEGEKGQIGAPGFSGDHGEMGYNGYPGEPGGRGETGHKGDQGPGGMPGSDGEPGEDGPLGVPGVIGFPGEFGQKGARGDRGVRGPLGRVGAGGPQGERGDAGVPGKPGPKGLQAQPGAKGDTGPDGEKGGVGRTGVKGGKGDKGSFGAHGDKGQQGERGTIGPDGIVGRNGPPGIPGSRGEPGPGGDLGVKGGSGPKGVSGAPGPGLTDEQVLQLCKGVVTAQISQYAASIRAKCSQGCPINNRTLIGPPGTRGPTGDSGKPGKAGKAGVKGARGIQGDTGVDGQKGAEGERGTKGLKGKGGEPGKGLPGHDGHQGLRGLPGHPAEPKTGMAGPRGPRGFTGALGQPGMAGNAGVPGFCEARDCSIHASVMRKEQGLVKGPRDLSPKI